A genomic stretch from Canis lupus baileyi chromosome 3, mCanLup2.hap1, whole genome shotgun sequence includes:
- the EDC4 gene encoding enhancer of mRNA-decapping protein 4 isoform X2 — MASSCASIDIEDATQHLRDILKLDRPAGGPSAESQRSSNAYNGDLNGLLVPDPLCSGDGTSTNKPGLRAMPPINLQEKQVICLTGDDSSTCIGILAKEVEIVASSDSSISSKARGSNKVKIQPVAKYDWEQKYYYGNLIAVSNSFLAYAIRAANNGSAMVRVISVSTSERTLLKGFTGSVADLAFAHLNSSQLACLDEAGNLFVWRLALVNGKIQEEILVHIQQPEGTPLNHFRRIIWCPFIPEENEDCCEEGSPTVALLHEDRAEVWDLDMLRSNHSTWPVRVSQIKQGFIVVKGHSTCLSEGALSPDGTVLATASHDGFVKFWQIYIEGQDEPRCLHEWKPHDGRSLSCLLFCDNHKKQDPEVPFWRFLITGADQNRELKMWCTVSWTCLQTIRFSPDIFSSVSVPPSLKVCLDLSAEYLILSDVQRKVLYVMELLQNQEEGRACFSSISEFLLTHPVLSFGIQVVSRCRLRHTEVLPAEEENDSLGADGTHGAGAMESAAGVLIKLFCVHTKALQDVQIRFQPQSNPDVVAPLPTHTTHEDFAFGESRPELGSEGLGSAPQGSQPDLRRIVELPAPADFLSLSNETKPKLMTPDAFMTPSTSLQQIAASPSSSSSSSSSSSSSSSLTAVSAMSSTSAVDPSLPRPPEELTLSPKLQLDGSLTMSGSSSLQASPRSLLPSLLPGPADKLTPKVPGQVPTAASALSLELQEVEPLGLPQASPSRTRSPDVISSASTALSQDIPEIASEALSRGFVSSAPEGLEPDSMASAASALHLLSPRPRPGPELGSQLGLDGGPGDGDRHSTPSLLEAALTQEATAPDNQVWPTAPDITRETCSSLAESPRNGLQEKHKSLAFHRPPYHLLQQHDSQDASAEQSDHDDEVASLASAAGGFGTKVPTPRLPAKDWKTKGSPRASPKLKRKGKKDDGDSAVGSRLMEHQGPEPPEDWLALIWQQQRELAELRHSQEELLQRLCTQLEGLQSTVTGHVERALESRHEQEQRRLERALAEGQQRGGQLQEQLTQQLSQALSSAIAGRLERSIRDEIKKTVPPCVSRSLEPVAGQLSNSVATKLTAVEGSMKENISKLLKSKNLTDAIARAAADTLQGPMQAAYREAFQSVVLPAFEKSCQAMFQQINDSFRLGTQEYLQQLESHMKSRKAREQEAREPVLAQLRGLVSTLQGATEQMAATVSSSVRAEVQHQLHVAVGSLQESILAQVQRIVKGEVSVALKEQQAAVTSSIMQAMRSAAGTPVPAAHLDCQAQQAHILQLLQQGHLNQAFQQALTAADLNLVLYVCETVDPGQVFGQPPCPLSQPVLLSLIQQLASDLGTRTDLKLSYLEEAVMHLDHSDPITRDHMGSVMAQVRQKLFQFLQAEPHNSLGKVARRLSLMLHGLVTPSLP; from the exons ATGGCCTCCTCCTGCGCGAGCATCGACATCGAGGACGCCACGCAGCACCTGCGGGACATCCTCAAGCTGGACCGGCCCGCGGGGG GTCCCAGTGCAGAGAGCCAGCGGTCATCTAATGCCTACAATGGGGATCTCAATGGGCTTCTTGTCCCAGACCCCCTCTGCTCAGGTGATGGTACTTCAACAAACAAGCCTGGTCTCCGGGCCATGCCACCTATTAACCTTCAGGAAAAGCAGGTCAT ctgcctcACAGGAGATGACAGCTCTACATGCATCGGGATTTTGGCCAAGGAGGTGGAGATTGTGGCCAGCAGTGACTCTAGCATCTCAAGCAAAGCACGGGGCAGCAACAAG GTGAAAATCCAGCCTGTGGCCAAGTATGACTGGGAGCAGAAATACTACTATGGCAACCTGATTGCTGTGTCCAACTCCTTTTTGGCCTATGCCATTCGGG CTGCCAACAATGGCTCGGCGATGGTGCGGGTAATCAGTGTCAGCACTTCAGAGCGGACCCTGCTCAAGGGCTTCACAGGCAGTGTGGCTGATCTGGCCTTTGCACACCTCAATTCCTCACAGCTGGCCTGCCTGGATGAGGCGGGCAACCTGTTTGTGTGGCGCTTGGCTCTGGTTAATGGCAAAATTCA AGAAGAGATCTTGGTCCATATCCAGCAGCCAGAGGGCACGCCACTGAACCACTTCCGCAGGATCATCTGGTGCCCCTTCATCCCTGAGGAGAATGAGGACTGCTGTGAGGAGGGCAGCCCAACAGTGGCCTTGTTGCATGAGGATCGG GCTGAGGTGTGGGATCTGGACATGCTCCGCTCCAACCACAGCACTTGGCCTGTGCGTGTCAGCCAAATCAAGCAAGGCTTCATCGTGGTGAAAGGCCACAGCACT TGCCTAAGTGAAGGGGCCCTCTCACCTGATGGGACTGTCCTGGCTACTGCAAGCCATGATGGCTTTGTCAAGTTTTGGCAGATCTACATTGAGGGGCAGGATGAGCCAAG GTGTCTGCATGAATGGAAGCCTCATGATGGGCGGTCCCTTTCCTGCCTCCTGTTCTGTGATAACCACAAGAAACAGGATCCTGA AGTCCCTTTCTGGAGGTTCCTTATTACTGGCGCTGACCAGAATCGGGAACTGAAGATGTGGTGCACAGTGTCCTGGACCTGCCTGCAGACCATTCG GTTCTCCCCAGATATCTTCAGCTCAGTGAGTGTGCCCCCCAGCCTCAAGGTTTGCCTGGACCTCTCGGCAGAATACCTTATTCTCAGTGATGTGCAACGGAAG GTTCTCTACGTGATGGAGCTGCTGCAGAACCAGGAGGAGGGCCGTGCCTGCTTCAGCTCCATCTCTGAGTTCCTGCTCACCCATCCTGTGCTGAGCTTCGGTATCCAGGTTGTGAGTCGCTGCCGGCTGCGGCACACTGAGGTGCTGCCTGCCGAGGAGGAGAATGACAGCCTAGGGGCTG ATGGGACCCACGGAGCTGGTGCCATGGAGTCTGCAGCTGGTGTGCTCATCAAACTCTTTTGTGTACATACTAA GGCTTTGCAGGATGTGCAGATCCGTTTCCAGCCACAGTCGAACCCTGATGTGGTGGCCCCgctccccacccacaccacccATGAGGACTTTG CATTTGGAGAGTCTCGGCCTGAACTGGGCTCTGAGGGCCTGGGGTCAgctccccagggctcccagccTGACCTCCGACGCATTGTGGAGTTGCCTGCACCTGCTGACTTCCTCAGTCTGAGCAATGAGACCAAGCCCAAGCTGATGACACCTGACGCCTTCATGACACCTAGCACCTCCCTGCAGCAG ATCGCTGCTTcccccagcagcagcagtagcagctccagctccagctccagctcctcctctctcACAGCCGTGTCTGCCATGAGCAGTACCTCAGCTGTGGACCCCTCCTTGCCCAG GCCGCCTGAGGAGCTGACCTTGAGCCCCAAGCTGCAGCTGGATGGTAGTCTGACAATGAGCGGCAGTAGCAGCCTACAAGCAAGCCCACGCAGCCTATTGCCCAGCCTACTTCCAGGTCCAGCTGACAAACTGACTCCCAAAGTACctgggcag GTACCTACTGCTGCCTCTGCATTATCACTGGAGCTGCAAGAAGTGGAGCCCCTGGGGCTACCCCAGGCTTCTCCTAGCCGTACCCGTTCCCCTGATGTTATATCCTCAGCTTCCACTGCCCTGTCCCAGGACATCCCTGAGATTGCATCTGAGGCCCTGTCCCGTGGTTTTGTCTCCTCTGCCCCTGAGGGCCTTGAACCAGACAGTATGGCCTCAGCTGCCTCAGCACTACACCTGCTGTCCCCACGGCCCCGGCCAGGGCCCGAACTTGGCTCCCAGCTTGGCCTGGATGGAGGCCCTGGGGATGGGGATCGGCATAGTACCCCTTCCCTTTTGGAGGCAGCATTGACCCAGGAGGCCACAGCCCCTGACAATCAGGTCTGGCCTACGGCACCAGACATTACTCGTGAGACCTGCAGCAGCCTGGCGGAGAG TCCCAGGAACGGTCTCCAGGAGAAGCACAAGAGCCTGGCCTTCCACCGACCACCTTATCATCTGCTGCAGCAACATGACAGCCAGGATGCCAGTGCTGAGCAAAG TGACCATGATGATGAGGTGGCTAGCCTTGCCTCTGCTGCAGGGGGCTTTGGCACCAAAGTTCCCACTCCCCGGCTACCGGCCAAGGACTGGAAGACCAAGGGTTCTCCTCGAGCCTCACCCAAGCTTAAGAGAAAGGGCAAGAAAGATGACGG GGATTCGGCCGTGGGGTCCCGGCTCATGGAGCACCAG GGGCCAGAACCTCCTGAGGACTGGCTAGCACTGATTTGGCAACAGCAGCGCGAGCTGGCGGAGCTGCGTCACAGCCAGGAGGAGTTGCTGCAGCGTCTTTGCACCCAGCTCGAAGGCCTGCAGAGCACTGTCACAGGCCACGTAGAACGCGCTCTAGAGTCACGGCACGAGCAGGAGC AGCGGCGGCTGGAGCGGGCACTAGCTGAGGGGCAGCAACGGGGTGGGCAGCTGCAGGAGCAGCTGACGCAACAGCTGTCCCAGGCGCTGTCTTCGGCCATAGCTGGGCGGCTAGAGCGCAGCATACGGGATGAGATCAAGAAGACGGTGCCTCCAT GTGTCTCCAGGAGTCTGGAGCCAGTGGCAGGCCAGCTGAGCAACTCAGTGGCCACCAAGCTCACAGCCGTGGAGGGTAGCATGAAAGAGAATATCTCCAAACTGCTCAAGTCCAAG AACTTGACAGATGCCATTGCCCGAGCAGCTGCAGACACATTACAGGGGCCAATGCAGGCTGCCTACCGTGAAGCCTTCCAGAGTGTGGTGCTGCCAGCCTTTGAGAAGAGCTGCCAGGCCATGTTTCAGCAGATCAATGATAGCTTCCGACTGGGCACGCAAGAAT ACTTGCAGCAGCTAGAGAGTCACATGAAGAGCCGGAAGGCACGAGAACAGGAGGCACGGGAGCCTGTGTTGGCCCAGCTGCGGGGCCTGGTCAGCACACTGCAGGGTGCCACTGAGCAGATGGCAGCCACTGTGTCCAGCAGCGTTCGAGCTGAGGTGCAGCACCAGCTGCACGTGGCTGTGGGCAG CCTGCAGGAGTCAATTTTAGCGCAGGTACAGCGCATTGTTAAGGGTGAAGTGAGTGTAGCACTCAAGGAGCAACAGGCTGCCGTCACGTCTAGCATCATGCAGGCCATGCGTTCAGCCGCTGGCACACCTGTCCCTGCTGCCCACCTCGACTGCCAGGCCCAGCAAGCCCATATCCTGCAGCTGCTGCAGCAGGGCCACCTCAATCAGGCCTTCCAGCAG GCCCTGACTGCTGCTGACCTGAACCTGGTGCTGTATGTGTGTGAAACTGTGGACCCAGGGCAGGTTTTTGGGCAGCCACCCTGCCCACTCTCCCAGCCTGTGCTCCTTTCCCTCATCCAGCAGCTGGCCTCTGACCTTGGTACTCGAACTGACCTCAAGCTCAG TTACTTGGAAGAGGCTGTGATGCACCTGGACCACAGTGACCCCATCACTCGGGACCACATGGGCTCCGTCATGGCCCAGGTGCGCCAGAAGCTCTTCCAGTTCCTGCAGGCTGAGCCACACAACTCACTTGGCAAAGTGGCCCGGCGTCTCAGCCTCATGCTGCACGGCCTCGTAACCCCTAGCCTCCCTTAG
- the EDC4 gene encoding enhancer of mRNA-decapping protein 4 isoform X1 yields MASSCASIDIEDATQHLRDILKLDRPAGGPSAESQRSSNAYNGDLNGLLVPDPLCSGDGTSTNKPGLRAMPPINLQEKQVICLTGDDSSTCIGILAKEVEIVASSDSSISSKARGSNKVKIQPVAKYDWEQKYYYGNLIAVSNSFLAYAIRAANNGSAMVRVISVSTSERTLLKGFTGSVADLAFAHLNSSQLACLDEAGNLFVWRLALVNGKIQEEILVHIQQPEGTPLNHFRRIIWCPFIPEENEDCCEEGSPTVALLHEDRAEVWDLDMLRSNHSTWPVRVSQIKQGFIVVKGHSTCLSEGALSPDGTVLATASHDGFVKFWQIYIEGQDEPRCLHEWKPHDGRSLSCLLFCDNHKKQDPEVPFWRFLITGADQNRELKMWCTVSWTCLQTIRFSPDIFSSVSVPPSLKVCLDLSAEYLILSDVQRKVLYVMELLQNQEEGRACFSSISEFLLTHPVLSFGIQVVSRCRLRHTEVLPAEEENDSLGADGTHGAGAMESAAGVLIKLFCVHTKALQDVQIRFQPQSNPDVVAPLPTHTTHEDFAFGESRPELGSEGLGSAPQGSQPDLRRIVELPAPADFLSLSNETKPKLMTPDAFMTPSTSLQQIAASPSSSSSSSSSSSSSSSLTAVSAMSSTSAVDPSLPRPPEELTLSPKLQLDGSLTMSGSSSLQASPRSLLPSLLPGPADKLTPKVPGQVPTAASALSLELQEVEPLGLPQASPSRTRSPDVISSASTALSQDIPEIASEALSRGFVSSAPEGLEPDSMASAASALHLLSPRPRPGPELGSQLGLDGGPGDGDRHSTPSLLEAALTQEATAPDNQVWPTAPDITRETCSSLAESPRNGLQEKHKSLAFHRPPYHLLQQHDSQDASAEQSDHDDEVASLASAAGGFGTKVPTPRLPAKDWKTKGSPRASPKLKRKGKKDDGDSAVGSRLMEHQGPEPPEDWLALIWQQQRELAELRHSQEELLQRLCTQLEGLQSTVTGHVERALESRHEQERILRGHGLVWHRGRDSSVRSPGRAVGPAPGLFLSFSAERRLERALAEGQQRGGQLQEQLTQQLSQALSSAIAGRLERSIRDEIKKTVPPCVSRSLEPVAGQLSNSVATKLTAVEGSMKENISKLLKSKNLTDAIARAAADTLQGPMQAAYREAFQSVVLPAFEKSCQAMFQQINDSFRLGTQEYLQQLESHMKSRKAREQEAREPVLAQLRGLVSTLQGATEQMAATVSSSVRAEVQHQLHVAVGSLQESILAQVQRIVKGEVSVALKEQQAAVTSSIMQAMRSAAGTPVPAAHLDCQAQQAHILQLLQQGHLNQAFQQALTAADLNLVLYVCETVDPGQVFGQPPCPLSQPVLLSLIQQLASDLGTRTDLKLSYLEEAVMHLDHSDPITRDHMGSVMAQVRQKLFQFLQAEPHNSLGKVARRLSLMLHGLVTPSLP; encoded by the exons ATGGCCTCCTCCTGCGCGAGCATCGACATCGAGGACGCCACGCAGCACCTGCGGGACATCCTCAAGCTGGACCGGCCCGCGGGGG GTCCCAGTGCAGAGAGCCAGCGGTCATCTAATGCCTACAATGGGGATCTCAATGGGCTTCTTGTCCCAGACCCCCTCTGCTCAGGTGATGGTACTTCAACAAACAAGCCTGGTCTCCGGGCCATGCCACCTATTAACCTTCAGGAAAAGCAGGTCAT ctgcctcACAGGAGATGACAGCTCTACATGCATCGGGATTTTGGCCAAGGAGGTGGAGATTGTGGCCAGCAGTGACTCTAGCATCTCAAGCAAAGCACGGGGCAGCAACAAG GTGAAAATCCAGCCTGTGGCCAAGTATGACTGGGAGCAGAAATACTACTATGGCAACCTGATTGCTGTGTCCAACTCCTTTTTGGCCTATGCCATTCGGG CTGCCAACAATGGCTCGGCGATGGTGCGGGTAATCAGTGTCAGCACTTCAGAGCGGACCCTGCTCAAGGGCTTCACAGGCAGTGTGGCTGATCTGGCCTTTGCACACCTCAATTCCTCACAGCTGGCCTGCCTGGATGAGGCGGGCAACCTGTTTGTGTGGCGCTTGGCTCTGGTTAATGGCAAAATTCA AGAAGAGATCTTGGTCCATATCCAGCAGCCAGAGGGCACGCCACTGAACCACTTCCGCAGGATCATCTGGTGCCCCTTCATCCCTGAGGAGAATGAGGACTGCTGTGAGGAGGGCAGCCCAACAGTGGCCTTGTTGCATGAGGATCGG GCTGAGGTGTGGGATCTGGACATGCTCCGCTCCAACCACAGCACTTGGCCTGTGCGTGTCAGCCAAATCAAGCAAGGCTTCATCGTGGTGAAAGGCCACAGCACT TGCCTAAGTGAAGGGGCCCTCTCACCTGATGGGACTGTCCTGGCTACTGCAAGCCATGATGGCTTTGTCAAGTTTTGGCAGATCTACATTGAGGGGCAGGATGAGCCAAG GTGTCTGCATGAATGGAAGCCTCATGATGGGCGGTCCCTTTCCTGCCTCCTGTTCTGTGATAACCACAAGAAACAGGATCCTGA AGTCCCTTTCTGGAGGTTCCTTATTACTGGCGCTGACCAGAATCGGGAACTGAAGATGTGGTGCACAGTGTCCTGGACCTGCCTGCAGACCATTCG GTTCTCCCCAGATATCTTCAGCTCAGTGAGTGTGCCCCCCAGCCTCAAGGTTTGCCTGGACCTCTCGGCAGAATACCTTATTCTCAGTGATGTGCAACGGAAG GTTCTCTACGTGATGGAGCTGCTGCAGAACCAGGAGGAGGGCCGTGCCTGCTTCAGCTCCATCTCTGAGTTCCTGCTCACCCATCCTGTGCTGAGCTTCGGTATCCAGGTTGTGAGTCGCTGCCGGCTGCGGCACACTGAGGTGCTGCCTGCCGAGGAGGAGAATGACAGCCTAGGGGCTG ATGGGACCCACGGAGCTGGTGCCATGGAGTCTGCAGCTGGTGTGCTCATCAAACTCTTTTGTGTACATACTAA GGCTTTGCAGGATGTGCAGATCCGTTTCCAGCCACAGTCGAACCCTGATGTGGTGGCCCCgctccccacccacaccacccATGAGGACTTTG CATTTGGAGAGTCTCGGCCTGAACTGGGCTCTGAGGGCCTGGGGTCAgctccccagggctcccagccTGACCTCCGACGCATTGTGGAGTTGCCTGCACCTGCTGACTTCCTCAGTCTGAGCAATGAGACCAAGCCCAAGCTGATGACACCTGACGCCTTCATGACACCTAGCACCTCCCTGCAGCAG ATCGCTGCTTcccccagcagcagcagtagcagctccagctccagctccagctcctcctctctcACAGCCGTGTCTGCCATGAGCAGTACCTCAGCTGTGGACCCCTCCTTGCCCAG GCCGCCTGAGGAGCTGACCTTGAGCCCCAAGCTGCAGCTGGATGGTAGTCTGACAATGAGCGGCAGTAGCAGCCTACAAGCAAGCCCACGCAGCCTATTGCCCAGCCTACTTCCAGGTCCAGCTGACAAACTGACTCCCAAAGTACctgggcag GTACCTACTGCTGCCTCTGCATTATCACTGGAGCTGCAAGAAGTGGAGCCCCTGGGGCTACCCCAGGCTTCTCCTAGCCGTACCCGTTCCCCTGATGTTATATCCTCAGCTTCCACTGCCCTGTCCCAGGACATCCCTGAGATTGCATCTGAGGCCCTGTCCCGTGGTTTTGTCTCCTCTGCCCCTGAGGGCCTTGAACCAGACAGTATGGCCTCAGCTGCCTCAGCACTACACCTGCTGTCCCCACGGCCCCGGCCAGGGCCCGAACTTGGCTCCCAGCTTGGCCTGGATGGAGGCCCTGGGGATGGGGATCGGCATAGTACCCCTTCCCTTTTGGAGGCAGCATTGACCCAGGAGGCCACAGCCCCTGACAATCAGGTCTGGCCTACGGCACCAGACATTACTCGTGAGACCTGCAGCAGCCTGGCGGAGAG TCCCAGGAACGGTCTCCAGGAGAAGCACAAGAGCCTGGCCTTCCACCGACCACCTTATCATCTGCTGCAGCAACATGACAGCCAGGATGCCAGTGCTGAGCAAAG TGACCATGATGATGAGGTGGCTAGCCTTGCCTCTGCTGCAGGGGGCTTTGGCACCAAAGTTCCCACTCCCCGGCTACCGGCCAAGGACTGGAAGACCAAGGGTTCTCCTCGAGCCTCACCCAAGCTTAAGAGAAAGGGCAAGAAAGATGACGG GGATTCGGCCGTGGGGTCCCGGCTCATGGAGCACCAG GGGCCAGAACCTCCTGAGGACTGGCTAGCACTGATTTGGCAACAGCAGCGCGAGCTGGCGGAGCTGCGTCACAGCCAGGAGGAGTTGCTGCAGCGTCTTTGCACCCAGCTCGAAGGCCTGCAGAGCACTGTCACAGGCCACGTAGAACGCGCTCTAGAGTCACGGCACGAGCAGGAGCGTATCCTTAGAGGTCATGGCCTGGTGTGGCATAGGGGCAGGGACAGCAGCGTTCGAAGCCCAGGAAGGGCTGTGGGACCTGCCCCAGGTCTTTTCCTTAGCTTCAGTGCAGAGCGGCGGCTGGAGCGGGCACTAGCTGAGGGGCAGCAACGGGGTGGGCAGCTGCAGGAGCAGCTGACGCAACAGCTGTCCCAGGCGCTGTCTTCGGCCATAGCTGGGCGGCTAGAGCGCAGCATACGGGATGAGATCAAGAAGACGGTGCCTCCAT GTGTCTCCAGGAGTCTGGAGCCAGTGGCAGGCCAGCTGAGCAACTCAGTGGCCACCAAGCTCACAGCCGTGGAGGGTAGCATGAAAGAGAATATCTCCAAACTGCTCAAGTCCAAG AACTTGACAGATGCCATTGCCCGAGCAGCTGCAGACACATTACAGGGGCCAATGCAGGCTGCCTACCGTGAAGCCTTCCAGAGTGTGGTGCTGCCAGCCTTTGAGAAGAGCTGCCAGGCCATGTTTCAGCAGATCAATGATAGCTTCCGACTGGGCACGCAAGAAT ACTTGCAGCAGCTAGAGAGTCACATGAAGAGCCGGAAGGCACGAGAACAGGAGGCACGGGAGCCTGTGTTGGCCCAGCTGCGGGGCCTGGTCAGCACACTGCAGGGTGCCACTGAGCAGATGGCAGCCACTGTGTCCAGCAGCGTTCGAGCTGAGGTGCAGCACCAGCTGCACGTGGCTGTGGGCAG CCTGCAGGAGTCAATTTTAGCGCAGGTACAGCGCATTGTTAAGGGTGAAGTGAGTGTAGCACTCAAGGAGCAACAGGCTGCCGTCACGTCTAGCATCATGCAGGCCATGCGTTCAGCCGCTGGCACACCTGTCCCTGCTGCCCACCTCGACTGCCAGGCCCAGCAAGCCCATATCCTGCAGCTGCTGCAGCAGGGCCACCTCAATCAGGCCTTCCAGCAG GCCCTGACTGCTGCTGACCTGAACCTGGTGCTGTATGTGTGTGAAACTGTGGACCCAGGGCAGGTTTTTGGGCAGCCACCCTGCCCACTCTCCCAGCCTGTGCTCCTTTCCCTCATCCAGCAGCTGGCCTCTGACCTTGGTACTCGAACTGACCTCAAGCTCAG TTACTTGGAAGAGGCTGTGATGCACCTGGACCACAGTGACCCCATCACTCGGGACCACATGGGCTCCGTCATGGCCCAGGTGCGCCAGAAGCTCTTCCAGTTCCTGCAGGCTGAGCCACACAACTCACTTGGCAAAGTGGCCCGGCGTCTCAGCCTCATGCTGCACGGCCTCGTAACCCCTAGCCTCCCTTAG